The sequence below is a genomic window from Brevibacillus agri.
TCGAGCCGATGCCGTCCAAAATTTTCAGGAAGTCGTCATCGCCCATCGCCACTGGCGCGACTTCGTTGTAGTGCTTGATGCGATAGCAGCGCTGGCAGATCACCACTTTGCGGCCCAGCGCCGATTCAGGCGCATAGCCGGGCTTTTTCGCATCCTCGGTCTGAAGCGCAATACCACAGCCGGCACAAGTGCCGATTGTTTGTTCCGTCATGCTTTTCTCCTCCACGAAACCATTCCTTTCCTTTCCATCCAGCTCAAAGCCACGCGCTCCATCTGACGGTTAAAGCGCGTCCAGAAACCGTCCGTCTGGGCCACAGGCACGACCAGGATCGTATGAAACCCCAGCCGATTTCCTCCCAGCACATCGGTAAACAATTGATCGCCGATCACGACCGTCTCGGCAATCGTCACATTCATTTGCCGAACCGCCTGCAAAAAGGCACGGTTTGTCGGCTTTCTCGCCGCACAAATAAAACCGAGATCGAGCGGTGCACAGAAGCGCTGGACGCGCTCCTTGTTGTTGTTGGACACGACCGTGACCTGGATGCCTGCATCGTGCAAGCGACCGAGCCAGCTTATTACTTCCGGGGTAGCTTCTGGCCTGTCCCATTCTACAAGGGTGTTGTCCAAATCTGTAATCACCGCGCGGATTTTATTTCGTTTCAATTGATCTATATCAATGTGATGGATAGACTCCACGAACTGACTGGGCATCAGCTTGTTTAAAAACACGGGGCACCTCCATATGATGTGCAGCCATCAACCGCGATTTCGGCACCTACTATACCATAATCGACCACCCTGTTGCAAAAGAAAAACATTAGCTGCCGCTTGCCGTGGACAACGGCTTTGTGCCATAATGGAAACACTAAGAAAACTACTTTTGTTTATCCGGTTTTCAACCGGTGGTTAGGCAGGGGGTCGATGGCGATGAAAGACCGGATCATGAAAGGTTTTATTGATGAGATCAGAGACAAGGGCATGAAGTTTTCCATGGACGACCTGGCTCGCAGGCTCGGCATCAGCAAGCGGACGCTCTACGAGCACTTTTCCTCGAAGGTGGAGATTCTCGAGGCGATCATCTCCCAAACGTTTGCCGAGGCCGATGAAAAAACAAAGCAAATTCTCGACGACTACAGTCTTTCCCTGATCGAAAAAATCAAAGGCGTCATGATGGTTTTGCCGACACACTACGAGTTTTACGATTTGCGCATTCTCGAACAGATGAAGCGCTACTACCCGGAGCAATGGGCCTTGGTCGACTCCGCGCTCTCGGATGACTGGCAGACGCTGCGCGGACTGATCGAGCAAGGAATCAAGGAAGGGCTGATCGTCAACATGAATGTCACGCTGATGATGAAGCTGATCGTGGACGCGGTCAATTCGACGCTCGACCAGCGTTTCTACATGCAAAACCAGATTACCGTATCGGAAGCTTTGGCCGCGATTGTAGACGTTCTGTTGTACGGACTCGTGCCCGTGGATAAAAGGTGACCCCTTTTATTCCCTTTTTTTGCGAAAACTAATAAAACAAAAATAGTTTTTTGAGTTAGATGGGATGAGGTGTTGATGATGTCTTTTTTCACGCAAATGACAAAGCCGCAACGTACCGGTTTGCTTTTTGTGATTCTGATTTTGTTTATCGACATGCTGCTTTACAGCCTGTTGATCCCGATCGTTCCTTATTTTTCCGAAACGCTGCAGCCTTCCTCGACGATGATGGGCGTCCTGTTCAGCAGCTATGCGGTCGCGATGTTGCTCGCCACGCCGATCTTCGGGCCGATCTCTGACCGCTTGGGCAGACGGACAGTGCTGCTCGTCGGCTTGGTCGGGCTTGCCGCTTCGACGCTGCTATTCGCTTTTTCCGAAACGATGGCCTTGCTGATTTCAGCCCGCTTCGTGCAAGGGATTGCGGCGGCTGCGACGTGGCCGACGGCGCTCGCCCTGCTCGCCGACCTGTTCCCGCCGAAAATGCGCGGAGCGGTCATGGGCACCGCGCTGACGGCCATCTCTACAGGCACCTTGCTCGGCGCGCCGATTGGCGGCTGGCTGTTTGAAATTAGCGATCACCGGACGCCGTTTCTCGCGGCTGCGGCCTTTACGGTCATCAACATCGTCTTGGTGTATTTGTTCCTCAAGGAAGAAACGGCGCGCACAGCGAGCGAAAAGCTTTTGGTCGGCAAATTTTTGCGCAATCCGCAAGTCGTCTTCATCGCCGGGATCGTCCTGCTCGCGGAAGTGTCGCTCTGCCTGCTGGAGCCGACACTGCCCGTCTTTTTGACGCAGAAGCTCAGCATTACGCCGACCGTGATCGGACTGTTGTTTGGCGCGATGACGCTGGCATACGGATTGATTGCCCCCGTGGCAGGCTCGCTGTCCGGCCGGTTTAACCCGTACAAACTGATGTTTGCCGGAGTCGTTGCACTCGCTGTCTTCATGCCTTTCCTGGTCTGGGCCGACTCGCTGTGGCAAGCCGGAATCGCGATGGCGCTAGTCGGCGCGAGCGTCGGCTTCACGCTGTCCCCTACTCTCCCGACACTCGGGGGGATCATCGACCAAGGGGGAAGCGGCGCTTACGGAACAGCCTACTCGCTGTTCAACATGTTCCACGGAATCGGCATGGTTGCGGGCCCACTGGCTGGCGGGATTTTGACGGATCTCTTGCCTGTGTCCTCGGCTCTCCTCGTCGTCGCGGCAGCGGTGCTCGGCTTTGGCATCTTGCTGTTCATCCAGTTGAAAGCGAGCAAGGCGGTGCGGTATTCCGCACAAAAAGGCGAGATGCACACGCCTTGAGGGGTTGCGATCAAAGCAGGCGACGGTGATGATTTGGCGGCGGTTGGCGGGAGGGGGCGGAAAGCGGCTGGCTCACCAGGCAAACAAAAACGGCTGCGCCCGCGACCGCTCGATGCAGCTCGTCAGACACAACCACCTGACCCAAGCAAACACACCCCCGCTGTCACGCTGAGCCGTGGCATGCGGGGGTGTTGCCATTTCTTTATTCACTCCGGGATTGCTGCTGCCTCGTCTCCATCAGCCGCCTGACCCGCTCCGTCGGGGTCCAGCATTGGAAGCGATAGTCTGGCCGCGTCTCGCAGGTGAGGCGCGAACAGCGGTAGGTCACGACGCCTGGCGCTTTTTCCACGCGAAAATGAATACAGGTCGCACAGCAATGAAACGCATTGTCCGCCTCCATCCCTGCCCCTCCCTATCTCCCGAGCTTCCACGGAAACAGCGAAAGCTGCTCGTAGCGCTCTTTTTGCGGTTCGGCAAAATTGGAAAAGCCAACGCCCACCAGTCTGACACCTTGCGAGTAATCAAACGCATCGAGCAAATCGTCCAGCAGCTCCTGCCAGTTGGCCCCGGCGACTGCCTTGTGCTGCTTCGTTCTTTGCGTAAAATCGGCGTACTTGATCTTGAGCGTGATCGTTTGCGGCTCGACCCCTTCCTGGCGCACGTCCTCCTCGACCTCCCGCAACAGGGAAAGGGCAATCGGCGCGATGGACTCGCGGTCGTACAAATCAAACGACAGCGTCGTCTCCCGGCTGGTCGATTTCGGCGCGCGGTCCATCACGATCTCGCGGCTGTCTTCTCCCCTGGCCCGGTCATACAGGGAACGGCCGAACTTGCCGAATAGCTGCACAACCTCATCCAGCGAAAGCTGCCAAAAGTCCTCCACTGTCTTGATGCCTTTTCTTTCGAGCAGCTCCTGCGACTTTTTGCCGACACCGTGAAGCGTCCCGATCGGCAACGGGCGCAGTACGTCCAATGCCTGCTCGGGCCGGATGATGACAAAGGCGTCAGGCTTTTTCAAATCGCTGGCGATCTTGGCGAGCGACATATTATAAGAAAGCCCGATGCTACACGTAAGTCCCGTCTCCTGTTTGATCCGTCTCTTCAGCTCGCGGGCAACCGGCACGGCATTTTCGTAGTCGGACACATCCAGGTACGCCTCGTCGAGACCGACTGTTTGGTAGCGTGTTGTATAGGAAGTAAAAATTTCTCTGACTTCTGCGGATTTTTCGACATAGCGGCTGTAGCGGACGGGCAGGTACACCCCTTGCGGACATTTTTTCCGCGCCAGCGCAACGGGCATGGCAGAGCGCACCCCGTATTTGCGCGCCTCGTAGCTGCACGTCGAGACGACTCCGCGGTTGGCAGTGCCGCCTACGATCACAGGCTTGCCGCGCAATTCTGGCCGATCCAGTTGCTCTACACTGGCGAAAAAAGCGTCGATATCCAGATGAAGGATTTTTTTCATGACGGATAACCACCAAACATACATTCTCATTTGTATTATCCCTGTTTTGCTCCTTCGACGCAAGCGGTGGATCGCTCCCAGAGTCGCTCCGCGCTTACTGCCCGTGCGCTTCGAGCACTGCCAGCAGCTCGGATACGGGCGGATTGCCTTTTTTCGCGTACACGATCGTCCCGTCCCTGCCGATGATGTAGACGATGCGCTGCTGGAAAAACAGGCCGAGAATTTTCCCTACATCATATGCTTCGCGAATCTTTTGACCTTCGTCTGCGATCAGCGGAAAATCGTAATGGAACTTTTCCGCAAACGACTGCTTTTTGCCCAACTCGCCCGGATTGACGCCAAAGACAGCCGTGTTTTTCTGCTGCAATCTCGCGTAGTTGTCCTGAAGCGCGCACAACTGCTTGGTGCACACAGGCGTGTCGTCCCCCGGGTAAAAAACGAGGACGACCGTCTGCTTGCCGACGTACTCTCCCAGGTCAACCGGACCTTTTGTGCTGTCTGCCGTAAAGACAGGGGCTCTTGCTCCCACTTTCAACATCGCTCTCACCTCTTGGGACCAGTATAACATCGGTTTGGGCGGGGCTTACATGGCTACGAGCACCCGCATGAAAAAAACCGCCCTGCTGGCAGCAGGACGGCTGTCTGTTCACCTGTCGATTATTTCGCTTGCAGCTTCTGCTGCTTTACCCGGGCAATAAATGCCTCGGCGATTTTCAACATCTGGCTGTCGTGCGACCACATCCGCTCTGGATGCCACTGCACGCCGATAGATAGCCCGTCGAGGCTCTCGATTGCCTCAATCACTCCGTCAGCCGCGCATGCTGTCATCTGGAAGCCTGGCGCTACGTCTTTGACAGCCTGGTGGTGCGAGGTGTTTACCAGCACCTCCTGCTGCCCGAGAGCGTCCGCCAAAAAGCCGGGCTTGAGCGTGACCTTGTGTGCGCCGTATTGGCGGGAACCTTTTTGCGCATGCTGGAAGGCTCCCGGAACCTGGCTTGGAATGTCCTGAATGAGTGTGCCGCCACACGCTACATTCAAAATCTGCATTCCCCGGCAAATGCCCAAGATCGGCTTTTTCAGCTCCAATGCCAGCTTAATCACAGCCAGTTCGGCCAAATCCCGCTCGTATTCGATGTTTCCAAGCCCTTGCAGCGGCTCTTCCCCGTACAGATGCGGGGCAGGATCGTCGCCGCCAGTCAGGATCAGCCCGTCCAGCGATTCGATCATCTCCCGGAACGGCGCTTCCTGTACAGTCAGCAGCGGCAGGATGAGCGGAATGCCGCCTGCGCGGGCCACTCCGTCCACGTAGCCGGACCCGACATAGAAAAACTGGTCGAGGTGGTTATTCGGGAAATACATTTTCGTACACGCGACACCAATAATCGGACGCACGCCAAGTCACTCCCTTATGGCTACCTTAGTCTGTTTACTTGACATTCGATGCGTATTTGAAGTCGATGAACCCGAGGGCGTCCACGACGACGTCTTTTACACTGTCCTGCTTCACCCAGGCATACGTGAAGTAGTAGATCGGCAGCGCCGGCATTTCGTCCATGACGATGGCGTCCGCCTTTTTCAAGATTTCCTTGCGTTTTGCCGGGTCGCCTTCTTTGGCAGACTGTGCGAGCAGGTCGAGGAACTCTTTGTTTTCCCACTTCGACGTGTTCAAACCGCCCTTGAACACTTCGAGGAAGTTGATCGGATCGTTGAAGTCGCCAATCCAGCTTGCGCGGCCAATGGTGAAGTTACCTTCCTTCATTTGCTCGCGGTGCACCTTGTTTTCCTTGTTCACCAGCTTGACTTCGATGCCGAACGCTTTGCGCCATTGGTCCTGGATCACCGTCGCAATGCGCTGGTTCACCTCTGTCGTATTGTAGGAGATAGTCAGCTCAGGCAGCTCGGTCAAGCCCGCTTCCTTCATGCCTTCTGCCAGCAGCTTTTTCGCTGTCTCCACGTCGCCGTCCTTGATGTAGCCATCCGGGTTGAGCGCCATGGTCGGCGGGAGGATTCCGGTCGCTGGCGTGCTCTTGAACGGCACGACGCTTTCGGAAATTTCCTTGCGGTTGACGGCTGTGGCAAACGCTTGGCGAATTTTTTTGTTGTCAAACGGCTTTTGCGTCGTATTGAAGATGTACCAGTACGTGCCTGCCGTCGCTTGCGTCTGCATTTTTCCGGAATCTTTCAAGGCATCCAGGGCATCAAGCGGCAGGTCGCCCAGCGGAGAGCCGGCCCAGTCCAGATCGCCTTTTTCGAACATGGACAGCTCGGTGTTCGGGTCTTCAATCATGTTGATGGTCAGCGCGGACAAATGAACCGCGTCTTTATCCCAGTAGGAGTCGTTTTTGGCAAATTCGATTACCGATTTGTGCTCCCACTTTTTCAGGACGAACGGGCCGTTGCCGATGTACGTCTCCGGCTTGGCTGCCCAGTCCTTGTTCCCCTCCACCACTTTTTTATTGACCGGGAAATAAGTGACCGATGCCACCAGCTCCGGGAAGAACGGCGCCGGGTTTTCCAGCGTCACGACCAGCGTTTTGTCGTCAGTCGCCTTGACGCCGACATCCTCTGCCTTCGCCTTCTTGGCGTTGAACGCTTCCCCGTTTTTGAGATAGTACAACTGGTACGCATATCCGGAGGCTGTCTCGGGATCGAGCACCCGTTTCCACGCGTATTCAAAATCGTGGGCAGTTACCGGATCGCCGTTGGACCATCTGGTATCGCGCAGGTGAAACGTGTAAGTCAAGCCATCAGCGGATACTTCGTACTTTTCGGCGACCGCCTCTTTCAGCTCGCCCTTTTCATTCAGGCGCAAAAGGCCATCGAATGCTGCACGGGCCACAGACATGGAAGGGATATCTTCCGCCAGTCCAGGGTCAATCGAGTTCGGCTCGCCTGTGTTCAGGTTGACCTGCATCGTTTGGGGCGCTCTCGTCTGCTCCTGTTGCGCACCTTGCGGATTTTCCGTGGTGCCGGCTTGCGGCGCTCCACAGCCAGCAAACACCAGACTGGTCAGCAAAACGGCGCAAAATGATAGATTCTTCAACTTTTTCACAACAAAACCCCCATCTGTGGAATAATTCTTCTTGATTGTTAGGAGCATGACTAAATAATATTATCTTGAGAAAATTTTGTCTACACGAATAAAAAGGAGATGGGTCTTATGCTATCCGGTCTTTTTGCCCCTGTTTCAGAGCTGCTCGAAGCGGCTGGCGGCGAATGGGGAGTCTATCTGGAAGATTTACAGACAAACGAAAAGCTCGCCATCAACGAAAATCAGCGCTTCTACGCCGCGAGCGTCATCAAGGTGCCGATCATGGCCGCTGTGTTCGCCGAAGCCTACGCCGGCAAGCTCGCACTGGGAGACAAGCTCAAGCTGCGCCAGGAGGACCTCGTGGGCGGAGCAGGCGTCTTGCAGCACATGACGCCCGGGACGGAGTTCACCGTGTACGACCTCGTCACCTTGATGATTATCCAGAGCGACAACACCGCCACCAACATGATGATTGACCTCGTCGGGGCAGACAGCATTCGCAGCATCATGCGCAAAACCGGAATGGAAAACAGCTCCTTTTACAACAAGCTGATGGTCGTGCCAGCCGAGCTGGAAGGCTACAACGAGATTACGGCCGCAGACATCGCAAGCCACCTCCGCTACCTGGCGACGGGAAAAGTCATCTCCTACGACAGTTGCCTGAAAATGATCGCGATCTTAAAGCAGCAGCAGCATCGCGACCGCTTCCCGTTTCTTTTGCCCGATCCGGACGGCGAGATCATCGGGATGGTGCCGAAGTGGGAGTTTGCGAACAAGACAGGCTCGGTCACGAAAATCACGCATGATGTCGGAATTTTCTATACAGGACCGCACGCGATCAGCGTCTCCCTGCTCAACAAGGGCCTGGCCCAAAAGGATGCCGCCAGCGTCATGGCGCGCATCGGCCGCCTGCTGTACGATACGTACGGCCCGAAAGCATAAGCATCCTGTACACCGCTCGCCCGTTTTGCCGGGCGGGCTTTTTTTGGCTGGCGGTTGTGCCGTCCACGCGAAAAAACGGGTCTTCCTCTTCTTTGACGAAAAGGAATGACCCGCTCGCTTTTTACTTATCTTTTTCCAAAATCAGATTGGACACTTGCCATGCGCTGGAGAAAGACAGCTCGGAAAGCTGGCCTTGCCCTTCGCACCAGTCCCCTGCAAAGAACAGGTTGCGGTAGTCCGGGAAGAAGGTAGGCATTGGCTTTTGGTTCATCGTCCATTTGATTTCCTGGACAACGGCACGGGCAGATACGCGCGGTACAACCAGTTGCTCGCGCCAGCCCGGGAAGTGCTTGTCGTACAGATTTTCGATCTCCTGCTTGCGAATCTCCGCCGCTTCCTTGTTGCCTACGTCAGCCTGGCGCATGTAGGCTGTCGCCTGCAAAAGCTGTCCGCCCTCCGGCACGCAAGTACGGTCGTAGTAGGAGATGTCTGTGATGAAAATATTGTTTTGCTTGTCGTAGATGTAGGAGAACGGCACATCAATCCGCTCTTTCAGACCGATATCGTAAACCATGACGACTGTCGGCTCGTATTCTGCGTGCTGGGCAACCGCGTGCTCCAGGCGTGTTTCTGCGAATACTTTTACCAATTCTTTCGGCGGAATACAGCAGACGAACTCATCAGCCGTAAACTCGCCCTCCGGCGTCACCACTCCAACCACGCGATCATTTTCTACGAGAAACTTCTCTACTTTGTTCTTGAGCATGATCGTGCCCTGGTTTGCCTCGATTACGCGAACGAACTCGTTAATCAGCGCCTGCCAACCGCCGCCGATGTACGCAACAGGCTTGTTCGTCGTGAACAGGCGGCTGTAGTACGTGAAGAACACATCAGACGGAATTTTTTCCGGTTCACGCGTAAAGAAGTTGGAGGAGGCGAGCGTCAGCATCATGTCTTGCACGTCTTCGCTGACTTGCTTTTTCTCCATCCACTTCTGAATCGACATGTGCGGATGGCCCTTCTCCATTTTGAGCATCGTTTTCAAAATTTCAAACGTAAATAATACCTTGTCCATCCCTTTTAACAGCTTGGTTTGGAAAAGTCCTTGCACGTTGGAAGGAACGGCAGTCAAATCGCTCCCGATATCGTACTTTGCTTTTGTTGGATTGAAGTCTTGCCAGTCAATGTTGAGTCCGAGTTCTTTTTCAAACGTTCTCAAAACGGAGCTGTCGCGAGCATAAATGGCGTGCGCACCGAAGTTGAAGTTGAAGCCTTTGATCTTCAGTGTAACGGCACGTCCACCCAATTGTCCGCGCTCCAAAACCAAAACCTTTTTGCCTTTCGACGACAGGTAGGCGGCACTGGAAAGACCAGCCAGTCCGGCACCTACAATAACAACGTCATAGTGATTGGTTGTCATACACAATCTCCCCTACGCACTAGCGATGTTGATTACATGAGCTAAACCCTACAATAGAATAAGGGATGGATAAGGTGGAAGTCAACTATTATTGAACTGTGTCTATTTTTATACTGTCCGATACCATTTTTTACCTAGCATACGTGTGCTATGATGGGGAAAAAGGCAAAGGGGATGCCCGAAATGGACTGGAAGATCCCGATTCCTCCCGCGCAAAAAGAGGCAGGTTCGCGTCCTGCCATCCGCGAAAACAACGAGCCGCTCGTTTCTCTCATGCAGTATGCCCCACAGCTTGAGGTATATCCAGCCTACTACCACGAAGGGCTTGCTTGCGCTATGGCGGACTGTCTCGTCCGAAGCTCGGTCGCAGACAGGCTGCTGCAAGCCGCAAAGCTGCT
It includes:
- a CDS encoding YqeG family HAD IIIA-type phosphatase, yielding MFLNKLMPSQFVESIHHIDIDQLKRNKIRAVITDLDNTLVEWDRPEATPEVISWLGRLHDAGIQVTVVSNNNKERVQRFCAPLDLGFICAARKPTNRAFLQAVRQMNVTIAETVVIGDQLFTDVLGGNRLGFHTILVVPVAQTDGFWTRFNRQMERVALSWMERKGMVSWRRKA
- a CDS encoding TetR/AcrR family transcriptional regulator — encoded protein: MKDRIMKGFIDEIRDKGMKFSMDDLARRLGISKRTLYEHFSSKVEILEAIISQTFAEADEKTKQILDDYSLSLIEKIKGVMMVLPTHYEFYDLRILEQMKRYYPEQWALVDSALSDDWQTLRGLIEQGIKEGLIVNMNVTLMMKLIVDAVNSTLDQRFYMQNQITVSEALAAIVDVLLYGLVPVDKR
- a CDS encoding MFS transporter; the protein is MSFFTQMTKPQRTGLLFVILILFIDMLLYSLLIPIVPYFSETLQPSSTMMGVLFSSYAVAMLLATPIFGPISDRLGRRTVLLVGLVGLAASTLLFAFSETMALLISARFVQGIAAAATWPTALALLADLFPPKMRGAVMGTALTAISTGTLLGAPIGGWLFEISDHRTPFLAAAAFTVINIVLVYLFLKEETARTASEKLLVGKFLRNPQVVFIAGIVLLAEVSLCLLEPTLPVFLTQKLSITPTVIGLLFGAMTLAYGLIAPVAGSLSGRFNPYKLMFAGVVALAVFMPFLVWADSLWQAGIAMALVGASVGFTLSPTLPTLGGIIDQGGSGAYGTAYSLFNMFHGIGMVAGPLAGGILTDLLPVSSALLVVAAAVLGFGILLFIQLKASKAVRYSAQKGEMHTP
- a CDS encoding DNA polymerase IV: MKKILHLDIDAFFASVEQLDRPELRGKPVIVGGTANRGVVSTCSYEARKYGVRSAMPVALARKKCPQGVYLPVRYSRYVEKSAEVREIFTSYTTRYQTVGLDEAYLDVSDYENAVPVARELKRRIKQETGLTCSIGLSYNMSLAKIASDLKKPDAFVIIRPEQALDVLRPLPIGTLHGVGKKSQELLERKGIKTVEDFWQLSLDEVVQLFGKFGRSLYDRARGEDSREIVMDRAPKSTSRETTLSFDLYDRESIAPIALSLLREVEEDVRQEGVEPQTITLKIKYADFTQRTKQHKAVAGANWQELLDDLLDAFDYSQGVRLVGVGFSNFAEPQKERYEQLSLFPWKLGR
- a CDS encoding peroxiredoxin, coding for MLKVGARAPVFTADSTKGPVDLGEYVGKQTVVLVFYPGDDTPVCTKQLCALQDNYARLQQKNTAVFGVNPGELGKKQSFAEKFHYDFPLIADEGQKIREAYDVGKILGLFFQQRIVYIIGRDGTIVYAKKGNPPVSELLAVLEAHGQ
- a CDS encoding gamma-glutamyl-gamma-aminobutyrate hydrolase family protein, with product MRPIIGVACTKMYFPNNHLDQFFYVGSGYVDGVARAGGIPLILPLLTVQEAPFREMIESLDGLILTGGDDPAPHLYGEEPLQGLGNIEYERDLAELAVIKLALELKKPILGICRGMQILNVACGGTLIQDIPSQVPGAFQHAQKGSRQYGAHKVTLKPGFLADALGQQEVLVNTSHHQAVKDVAPGFQMTACAADGVIEAIESLDGLSIGVQWHPERMWSHDSQMLKIAEAFIARVKQQKLQAK
- a CDS encoding peptide ABC transporter substrate-binding protein; its protein translation is MKKLKNLSFCAVLLTSLVFAGCGAPQAGTTENPQGAQQEQTRAPQTMQVNLNTGEPNSIDPGLAEDIPSMSVARAAFDGLLRLNEKGELKEAVAEKYEVSADGLTYTFHLRDTRWSNGDPVTAHDFEYAWKRVLDPETASGYAYQLYYLKNGEAFNAKKAKAEDVGVKATDDKTLVVTLENPAPFFPELVASVTYFPVNKKVVEGNKDWAAKPETYIGNGPFVLKKWEHKSVIEFAKNDSYWDKDAVHLSALTINMIEDPNTELSMFEKGDLDWAGSPLGDLPLDALDALKDSGKMQTQATAGTYWYIFNTTQKPFDNKKIRQAFATAVNRKEISESVVPFKSTPATGILPPTMALNPDGYIKDGDVETAKKLLAEGMKEAGLTELPELTISYNTTEVNQRIATVIQDQWRKAFGIEVKLVNKENKVHREQMKEGNFTIGRASWIGDFNDPINFLEVFKGGLNTSKWENKEFLDLLAQSAKEGDPAKRKEILKKADAIVMDEMPALPIYYFTYAWVKQDSVKDVVVDALGFIDFKYASNVK
- a CDS encoding serine hydrolase, which produces MLSGLFAPVSELLEAAGGEWGVYLEDLQTNEKLAINENQRFYAASVIKVPIMAAVFAEAYAGKLALGDKLKLRQEDLVGGAGVLQHMTPGTEFTVYDLVTLMIIQSDNTATNMMIDLVGADSIRSIMRKTGMENSSFYNKLMVVPAELEGYNEITAADIASHLRYLATGKVISYDSCLKMIAILKQQQHRDRFPFLLPDPDGEIIGMVPKWEFANKTGSVTKITHDVGIFYTGPHAISVSLLNKGLAQKDAASVMARIGRLLYDTYGPKA
- a CDS encoding phytoene desaturase family protein; this translates as MTTNHYDVVIVGAGLAGLSSAAYLSSKGKKVLVLERGQLGGRAVTLKIKGFNFNFGAHAIYARDSSVLRTFEKELGLNIDWQDFNPTKAKYDIGSDLTAVPSNVQGLFQTKLLKGMDKVLFTFEILKTMLKMEKGHPHMSIQKWMEKKQVSEDVQDMMLTLASSNFFTREPEKIPSDVFFTYYSRLFTTNKPVAYIGGGWQALINEFVRVIEANQGTIMLKNKVEKFLVENDRVVGVVTPEGEFTADEFVCCIPPKELVKVFAETRLEHAVAQHAEYEPTVVMVYDIGLKERIDVPFSYIYDKQNNIFITDISYYDRTCVPEGGQLLQATAYMRQADVGNKEAAEIRKQEIENLYDKHFPGWREQLVVPRVSARAVVQEIKWTMNQKPMPTFFPDYRNLFFAGDWCEGQGQLSELSFSSAWQVSNLILEKDK